The window TTCAATAGCTGCGGAACAGATACCAATAATATTGCCGTGCCTGTTCGAGTAACACCTAATCCAACTGTACTGCGTGTTGCAGCCAGGGATACAGCTGCCTGTGGTGTACTCAATGCAGTTTTCATCAACAACACAGTACGTGGTGGTACTTTCACTTGGGAATTTGGTGATGGCACAACAATTACAACCAGAAAAAATAAAGATACCATTCGCCATAGCTATACCAGACCAGGCGTATATACCCTTAAAGTAACAGCGGATAATGGCTGTTCTGATACCAGCTTGTATAAGAACGTTTATGTACATGCTTTGCCGGAAGTGGCTTTCATCAATACGCCAGCTGGCTGTATTGGTGATAGTATTCGCTTTACCAATAACAGTAATCCTGCATTGCAATTCAGCTGGAATTTTGGTAACCAACAGTTATCCAATCAGTATCAAACAGCCACTACTTACCAGCAAGCAGGCAATTATCAGATTCAATTAATTGGTAAACAATATTTTGCTACGGGTATCAGTTGCGCTGATACTGCTTTTGGTGATGTATCTATTGTAGCTTCCTTACCAGGTAAATTACTGATCTCAGATACACTCGGTAATTGTACACCTTTCAATATCAGTCTGCACAATCTTTCTGGCGATACCAGCAACACAAGATGGCAGATTGCTGACAGTGTACGGACAGGCGCCAATATCGTTTATACCTTCTTCAAGAATGGGCAGTACAAAATCACTATGCAATCAACCACAGTAGGTGGTTGCACCTATACAGACAGTACACAAATCAACATTCTTGCGCCAACAGGATCGCTGCAGTATAGCAGTCCCGACAGGTGTAATACTGGTGATCCGGTGGTATTCAGAGCCAGCACTCAGCATACACGTCAGATTCGTTGGGATTTTGGCGATGGCACTATACTCACAACAACGGATAGTATTGTAACATATACCTATAACAGACCCGGTGCATTTGTACCAAGAGCATTCTTGATTGGTGATAACAATTGCGCAGTCAGCATCAGCGGCAAAGACACTATTCGGATTGAAAAACTAGCACCTAAATTCACCTGGCATATTGAGAATAATTGTGGATTCCCTCAATATCACTTCGCAAACAGAAGCAGCAGCATATTTGGTATCCGCAATACCACATGGTTTATCAATGACAGCTTGATTGGACAAACAGATACACCTTTCCATACTTTCCGCGATGCAGGTATCTATCAAATCAAGATGCGTATTCTGAGCAACACAGGCTGCCTTGATAGCATTGTTACCCCTTTACAAGTGAAAGTGAATGAAAAACCAGCTGCTCAAATCATTGCAAGCTCTAATGCTTGTGAAGCAGCTAAAGTAAGTATCAATGCAAATGTTATTTCAAAAGATAGTGTTGTTCAGTATAGCTGGAATCTTGGCAATGGCAATATTGTACGCACGCCATCACCCACAACTTCTACAGCATATCAAAGACCGGGTGTATATAAGCTGCAGCTGATAGTAGAGACTGACAAAAACTGTACAGATACTGCTTTTATGCAAATCACTGTACGGGCATTACCAACGGTGAGCGTGAACGCACCAGTTAGTATTTGTCTTGGACAAAGCACCGTGTTGAGTGCAAGTAGTAGTGCCAATATCAGCTGGCGAACTCAAAGCAATACCGTACTATGCACAAATTGTAATACCATACAAGTACAGCCCAATGTAAATTCTAGATACACTGTGGTTGCAACAGACAGTTTAGGCTGTTCAACAGCAACTACAACTTCAGTAAATGTGATACAACCATTGCGCATGCAAGTTTCTGGAAACGATTCTATCTGTATCGGAGAATCCAGACAGCTGTTTGCTTCTGGCGCTGCTGCATATCAATGGTTCCCTTCAACAGGCTTGAATAGTACCGTAGTGGCAGCACCAATTGCGAAGCCGCAAGTCACCACCACCTATCAGGTTATTGGTAAAGATGCACAAAACTGCTTTACAGATACCAGCAGCATTACCATCAGTGTAGGCAGACCGTTCCCGGTGAATGCAGGTAAAGACACCATAGTGCAGGTTGGCAGCCAGATTACACTGCAACCAAACGTAGGCAATCAGCTCATCAGAGAGTGGAAATGGATCAACCTGAACAATGCATCCTGCACCAACTGCCCTAATCCAACAGTTGTTGTAAATGCCGATCAATGTGCATTGCTACGGGTGCGTAACAATTTCAACTGCTACAGTCAAGACACCATCTGCATCAAAGCCATTTGCGCAAATACACAAGTATATGTAGCCAATACATTCACGCCGGATGGCGATGGTGTGAATGATAAACTCTTTGTACAGGGAACTGGTATCCGGACTGTACGCTATTTCCGTATCTATAATCGTTGGGGCGAACTGGTATTTGAGAAAAATAATTTCAATGCCAATGATCCTTCTACCGGATGGGATGGAAAAGTAAAAGGCAAGGATGTGAATCCTGAAGTGTTTGTCTGGTTATGCGAAGTAGTCTGCGATAAAGGCACAGGCACATTATTCAAAGGAAATGTAGCTGTTTTAAGATAATGCGTAAGCAACTGACGATATTAACGCTCTTCCTGATAAGCTGTATCATAAGTACAGCACAGGATCTTAACTTCTCTCAGTTCTACGAACAACCACTATTACGTAACCCTGCCCTCAGTGGTTTATTCAAAGGTGATTTGCGTGTATCGGGTGCATTCCGCGATCAGTGGGGCAGCATCACAGTGCCGTTCAGAACTACATCTATGAGCATGGAATACAAGATGCAGGCGAATAGTGCTGAGGATGTAATCACCATTGGCACACAGCTGGCAGTAGATGCAGCAGGTGATATCCGGTTAAAACGTACATCTTTCCTACCCTCCTTGAATTTCCATAAATCCTTAAGTGGTGAAAGGAATGAATATTTATCACTTGCTTTCATGGGCGGCTTGGTGAGCAGCCAGTTCGATGCATCTAAAATGAAGTTGGGCGATCAGTTCCGTAATGGCAGCTATGATCCATCTAACCCAACAGCACAACAAGTTGTGGCAAGTGGTTATCAGTACTGGGATGCAGCTGCAGGTCTTTGTTACAGCAACAGCTTAAATAATGGTGGTAATTTTTATGTTGCTGCAGGTATCCATCATTTCACCAGACCCAAGATCAGTAGTACTACTACCAATAATGAAGTCAGTTTCCTCTATCCAAGACTTACAGCCAATATCGGTATCAATACCCCAATCAGTGATCAGGCAAGAATCACCTTGTTTGCTGACTACTACAAACAAGGGGCAAATCAACAAATACTGGGGGGCGCCATGTTTGGATTAGATCTTAGTCGCGAAGGCGATGAACCCTATGCCATCTATGCCGGCAGTTTTCTGCGCGTTGGCGATGCGTTGATTCCGATGCTGAAAATGGATATGCAAGCTGTCAGTATCGGCCTGAGTTATGATGTCAATATCTCCCGACTCAAAGTAGCTTCTAACTGGAGAGGTGGTTTTGAATTAAGCATGGTCTACAAGGGATTTCTGAAGATTCGAAATTCCACCATTGATATGACACGTTGTGTCAGCTTCGGTAAATAAGCTTTTATCTTAACTTGTGGTATGAGTCAGATTAATCAGACAAGCATTCGCCAGCTGAGCTTCTATGTGTTGCTGGTAGCGATGGGTATTTTCTTGTTCAACCAATTCAGCAGTTTTATCCCGGCGCTGTTAGGGGCAATTACCTTATATGTAATGATGCGAGGCAGTATGCATCAACTCATTACTAAAAAGAAAATGCGCAGAACCTGGGCTGCTTCATTGCTGATGCTGGCATCCTTTCTGATTTTCCTGGTACCGGCGGTGTTTACCATAAATATGATTACGAGCAAGATTGGGTATGCAATTGAACACTCAACAGACACCATCAATACGATAACAGCTTATATAGATACGTTTGAGAAAAAATATGGTATTGAGCTCATGAGTGATGAAAACATTCGTACCCTGAGTAATCTGATCGCCGATAAGCTACCCAATATTCTTGGCGCCACATTCAATTCACTCACCACTGTTTTCATGATGTATTTTATTCTCTTCTTCATGTTAACAAGTACCAGAGATTTAGAATACTGGCTATACAGAAACATTCCTTTAAAAGATGAGAATCTGCTCCTAATTGGCAGCGAGTTGAGAAAACTCGTCGTGTCAAACGCTTTGGGCATTCCTTTGACAGCCATATTGCAAGGCATTGTAGCATTTTTTGGCTATTGGCTTCTTGGAACTGACGACTTGGGCTTCTGGTTTGTATTTACCTGCATTGCAGCCATGATTCCATTTGTAGGTGCCGCATTAGCTTATGTACCGGTAGCAATTTTATTTTTTGCATCAGGTAATAACACAAATGGCATCATTATGCTGATCTATGGATTTGGCATCGTTGGTGCCGTAGACAATATCTTTCGTTTTGCACTGCAGAAGAGAATGGGTGATGTGCATCCACTCATTACTGTCTTTGGGGTAATTGCCGGTTTAAACCTGTTTGGGTTTATTGGATTAATCTTCGGACCAATACTGATTGCGATGTTTATACTCTTGATCCGGATTTATATCAATGAATTCAGCGAGCCGAAAACTATTGAACCATCAGAGAATGAACCAGTAAGCGAGTAATTGGCAAACAAGGCCTGTTATCAATCCTGCATAAACTTCAACTGGCTTGTGATCGTCTAAAGCAAGCCGACAACTGGATACTAAACCAGCGAGCAATGTAGTTACACTAATCGCCAGTCCAAGATTGATTTGGTAATGGAATGCGAATAAGATCATGGCTGCAACTGCACCACCTGCACCAATACCATGCAGGCTAATCTTCATATAATTATTCAGGAATACCCCAACAGCGGTAGAGATGAAAATGCCGAAATAGAAAAACTTAAGCACAATAGGCTGATCAGTAAAGTTTCTGCTGAGGTAATACATCCACCAGTAGAAAAACATACTAACAAAAAAAGGGATGATACGATCTTTCTGTGTACGAAGCAGCATGCTTTCAATCAACTTCAATCTCGACATCAGAAAAACAGCAAAGGCGGGAAAGAAAGCCGTCATCCAGAAAACTGCAAACAAGCGTAGCTTCAACTGCCAAACTGTAATGCCAGCAAATTCATAAGGAAATTGCCAGGTAAGAAACCAAAAAATATAAGTAGGAATAAATAATGGATGCAATACATAGGAAACCAATGTAGCAAGGCTACGTATGATTCTTTCAGGTATAGAATAAGTTGTTTCCATTATAACTCTTTACGTAAACGCGCTACCGGTATATCTAATTGCTCACGATATTTAGCCACCGTTCTTCTTGCGATCTTATACCCTTTCTCCTGTAACAAATCCGTCAGCTCCTCATCACTCAAGGGCTTTCGTTTGTCTTCTCCGCCAATCAGGTCAGACAGA is drawn from Chitinophagales bacterium and contains these coding sequences:
- a CDS encoding PorP/SprF family type IX secretion system membrane protein is translated as MRKQLTILTLFLISCIISTAQDLNFSQFYEQPLLRNPALSGLFKGDLRVSGAFRDQWGSITVPFRTTSMSMEYKMQANSAEDVITIGTQLAVDAAGDIRLKRTSFLPSLNFHKSLSGERNEYLSLAFMGGLVSSQFDASKMKLGDQFRNGSYDPSNPTAQQVVASGYQYWDAAAGLCYSNSLNNGGNFYVAAGIHHFTRPKISSTTTNNEVSFLYPRLTANIGINTPISDQARITLFADYYKQGANQQILGGAMFGLDLSREGDEPYAIYAGSFLRVGDALIPMLKMDMQAVSIGLSYDVNISRLKVASNWRGGFELSMVYKGFLKIRNSTIDMTRCVSFGK
- a CDS encoding AI-2E family transporter, which gives rise to MSQINQTSIRQLSFYVLLVAMGIFLFNQFSSFIPALLGAITLYVMMRGSMHQLITKKKMRRTWAASLLMLASFLIFLVPAVFTINMITSKIGYAIEHSTDTINTITAYIDTFEKKYGIELMSDENIRTLSNLIADKLPNILGATFNSLTTVFMMYFILFFMLTSTRDLEYWLYRNIPLKDENLLLIGSELRKLVVSNALGIPLTAILQGIVAFFGYWLLGTDDLGFWFVFTCIAAMIPFVGAALAYVPVAILFFASGNNTNGIIMLIYGFGIVGAVDNIFRFALQKRMGDVHPLITVFGVIAGLNLFGFIGLIFGPILIAMFILLIRIYINEFSEPKTIEPSENEPVSE